In the Engystomops pustulosus chromosome 2, aEngPut4.maternal, whole genome shotgun sequence genome, one interval contains:
- the TMEM45A gene encoding transmembrane protein 45A, translating into MANFKGHALPGSFFLIFGLWWSVKYPLKYACRKNKKICFFGSKVGFQRVEVIEGAVKAIFSLIGMLAEQFVPDGPHLRLYNHEEKQWSHLMNWQHSTMYFFYGVSGVVDIITHTTKAVPVAMDRLMLAIAVFVEGFLFYYHVHGRQALDVHIHLLLLFAVFGGALCIFLEVFFRGNIILELFRSSLCILQGSWFWQIGFVLFPPGGGPEWNQNDHNNLMFITMCYCWHYAFALLFVGVNYGIVTWVVNAKLKSAQPMEMELLKSRQQDQDSEDDL; encoded by the exons ATGGCCAATTTTAAGGGTCATGCCCTACCGGGAAGCTTTTTCCTCATATTTGGTCTCTGGTGGTCGGTGAAGTACCCCCTAAAGTACGCCTGCAGGAAGAATAAGAAGATTTGTTTCTTTGGCTCAAAAGTAGGATTTCAGCGCGTGGAGGTCATAGAAGGAGCGGTGAAGGCCATCTTTTCTCTTATAG GAATGTTAGCAGAACAGTTTGTGCCAGACGGGCCTCATCTCCGGCTGTATAACCATGAGGAGAAGCAGTGGAGCCATCTCATGAACTGGCAGCACTCCACCATGTACTTCTTCTATGGGGTCTCCGGAGTAGTGGATATTATTACTCACACCACCAAAGCTGTACCTGTAGCTATGGACAGACTCATGCTCGCCATCGCCGTCTTTGTGGAAG GATTCCTGTTCTATTACCACGTGCACGGCAGACAGGCGCTAGACGTACACATTCACCTGCTCCTCTTATTCGCAGTATTTGGGGGAGCTCTGTGCATCTTCCTGGAGGTCTTTTTCCGGGGTAACATTATACTTGAACTGTTCAGATCAAGTCTTTGTATCTTACAAGGAAGCTGGTTCTGGCAG ATTGGATTTGTGCTGTTCCCTCCCGGTGGTGGGCCTGAGTGGAACCAGAATGATCATAATAACCTCatgtttattacaatgtgctactgtTGGCACTACGCCTTTGCGCTCCTGTTTGTTGGTGTGAATTATGGTATTGTAACATG GGTGGTTAATGCAAAGTTGAAATCTGCACAACCTATGGAGATGGAATTACTAAAGTCACGGCAGCAAGATCAAGACTCTGAGGATGATTTAtag